In the genome of Vanacampus margaritifer isolate UIUO_Vmar chromosome 1, RoL_Vmar_1.0, whole genome shotgun sequence, one region contains:
- the LOC144050651 gene encoding protein LBH, translated as MTEVMNSLESGAVGGDQDSIFPDSHERHPKLSKRLPSIVVEPTDGPEVESGELRWPPEPSSTDAQAKPVDEVQTGSGEGASGATAQTSN; from the exons ATGACCGAGGTGATGAACTCTCTGGAGTCAGGCGCGGTAGGGGGCGACCAGGACTCC ATATTCCCAGATTCCCATGAAAGGCATCCAAAGTTGTCCAAGAGGCTTCCTTCCATCGTGGTGGAGCCGACAGATGGGCCGGAAGTGGAGAGCGGCGAGCTGCGGTGGCCACCGGAACCCAGCTCAACAGATGCTCAGGCCAAACCAGTTG ATGAGGTCCAAACTGGATCTGGTGAAGGGGCTTCAGGTGCGACGGCGCAGACCTCCAACTGA